The following are encoded in a window of Sminthopsis crassicaudata isolate SCR6 chromosome 5, ASM4859323v1, whole genome shotgun sequence genomic DNA:
- the LOC141543655 gene encoding early activation antigen CD69-like codes for MQTREELSGKENSPLNMERDIENQTKNSMMTTESEGSLQVPIPCAVLSVVIIVTLIIAIISLSVGQYNCPGKYVRENISPLMTSMPLDLPLSTCPNSWIGYQGKCYIFSSTTGSWSTSQNACSSYNSTLAKIDSKEDLIFLKRYAGNVEHWIGLRNKTGQAWQWTDGTEFSGWFSLRGSGNCVSLRNTEVSSVKCQKELHWICSKHTKH; via the exons ATGCAGACAAGAGAGGAACtttctggaaaagaaaacagtCCCCTGAACATGGAGAGAGATATTGAAA aCCAGACCAAGAATTCCATGATGACCACTGAGTCAGAAGGCTCCCTACAAGTTCCTATTCCATGTGCTGTTCTCTCTGTTGTCATTATTGTTACTTTGATTATAGCAATAATTTCTTTGTCAG TGGGCCAATACAACTGTCCTGGAAAATATGTCCGGGAAAATATATCTCCATTGATGACATCGATGCCCTTAGATCTTCCCCTTTCCACATGCCCAAATTCCTGGATTGGATACCAAGGCAAATGTTACATCTTTTCCAGCACTACAGGGAGCTGGTCCACTAGCCAAAATGCCTGCTCTTCTTATAATTCGACTCTTGCCAAGATTGACTCTAAGGAAGATCTG atttttctcaAACGCTATGCGGGCAATGTGGAGCACTGGATTGGACTGAGAAATAAAACAGGCCAGGCATGGCAATGGACAGATGGCACAGAATTTAGTGGCTG GTTCAGCCTCAGAGGATCAGGGAACTGTGTCTCCCTGAGAAATACTGAGGTCAGCAGTGTCAAATGCCAGAAGGAGTTACACTGGATCTGTAGCAAACACACCAAACACTGA